In a genomic window of Bradyrhizobium ontarionense:
- a CDS encoding IS110 family transposase has protein sequence MTQIANGVAGIDVAKDKVDGCIRSLGLRQTFPSTPHGHRQLLTLLRKHKVNKAVMEASGGYEREWAKVLRQAGIEVRIVDPKRVRNFALSAGRLAKNDTIDAEMIAWFAETFNDAPSQTYDAAREELAGLVKARKNLMDLKTRLQNQNEHVVPGLAQKAHSQVLKTLAAQIAKLEAAISAKVKATPEFAKRAEIIETVPGLAGTTSAILIAGAPELGKVSDEIAAALIGVAPYDDDSGKRRGERHIKGGRRWVRNGLFLPCLGAATQHNPVLKAYYERLTAKGKEPKVALIACMRKLIIILNTMIARGEKWNPKPPRVAVN, from the coding sequence ATGACACAAATCGCAAACGGTGTCGCTGGCATCGATGTGGCCAAGGACAAGGTGGACGGCTGCATTCGCAGCCTCGGACTACGGCAGACGTTCCCGAGCACTCCGCACGGGCACCGCCAGCTGTTGACCTTGCTTCGCAAGCACAAGGTGAACAAGGCCGTCATGGAGGCCAGCGGCGGTTATGAGCGCGAGTGGGCCAAGGTGTTGCGCCAGGCCGGGATAGAGGTGCGGATCGTCGATCCCAAGCGGGTTCGCAACTTTGCCCTATCGGCCGGTCGACTGGCGAAGAACGACACGATCGATGCGGAGATGATCGCCTGGTTCGCCGAGACGTTCAACGACGCACCGAGCCAGACCTACGATGCTGCCCGCGAGGAACTGGCGGGACTGGTGAAAGCACGCAAGAACCTGATGGATCTGAAAACCCGTCTGCAGAACCAGAACGAACATGTCGTGCCGGGATTGGCGCAGAAGGCCCATTCCCAGGTGTTGAAGACGCTCGCTGCACAGATTGCGAAGCTCGAGGCTGCGATCTCGGCCAAGGTCAAGGCCACACCGGAGTTTGCCAAGCGCGCCGAGATCATCGAAACTGTGCCAGGGCTTGCCGGCACGACCTCCGCGATCCTCATTGCAGGAGCGCCGGAGCTCGGCAAGGTGAGCGACGAGATCGCCGCCGCCCTGATCGGGGTCGCTCCTTACGACGATGACAGCGGCAAGCGCCGAGGCGAGCGCCACATCAAGGGGGGCCGGCGCTGGGTGAGAAACGGCCTGTTTCTTCCCTGCCTCGGCGCAGCGACCCAGCATAATCCGGTGCTCAAGGCCTACTATGAGCGCCTCACCGCCAAGGGCAAGGAGCCGAAAGTTGCGCTCATCGCCTGCATGCGCAAGCTGATCATCATCCTCAACACGATGATCGCCCGCGGTGAGAAGTGGAATCCTAAGCCACCACGCGTTGCGGTGAACTGA
- a CDS encoding ABC transporter substrate-binding protein has product MSPTTVRTLLSFAAAAALSVLASQSASAQKKYDTGATDTEIRIGNVEAYSGPASAYGIIGKTEEAYFKMINDQGGINGRRINFISYDDGYSPPKTVEQVRKLIESDEVFLVFNALGTPTQTAVQKYHNAKKIPQLFLATGASKWNDPKEFPWTMGFQPSYRVEARIFAKYILKEKPNAKIAIFYANDDFGKDYVLGIKEVLGDKAKTLIVAEESYETTEPSIDSHIVKLKGTGADVFVNISTPKFAAQAIKKIAELEWKPMHVMTDVSISIGAVMKPAGFEASEGVVSASYLKDPSDPQWKDDEGMKKFMAFIDKYMPGANISDTNLAYGYAAAQTMVQALKQCGDNLTRENVMKQAASLKDFAPDTLIPGIKVNTGPNDFAPIEQLKMMQFKGGKWDLFGDIISAEVGG; this is encoded by the coding sequence ATGTCGCCGACAACTGTCAGGACTTTGCTCTCGTTTGCGGCCGCAGCCGCCCTCTCCGTGCTGGCGAGCCAGAGCGCATCAGCACAAAAGAAATACGACACCGGCGCCACCGATACCGAGATCAGGATCGGCAATGTCGAAGCCTATAGCGGCCCGGCCTCGGCCTACGGCATCATCGGCAAGACCGAGGAAGCCTATTTCAAGATGATCAACGATCAGGGTGGCATCAACGGCCGCAGGATCAACTTCATCTCCTATGACGACGGCTACAGCCCGCCGAAGACGGTCGAGCAGGTGCGCAAGCTGATCGAGAGCGACGAGGTGTTTCTGGTGTTCAATGCGCTGGGCACGCCGACGCAGACCGCCGTGCAGAAATATCACAACGCCAAGAAGATCCCGCAGCTGTTCCTCGCCACCGGCGCCAGCAAGTGGAACGACCCGAAGGAATTCCCCTGGACCATGGGCTTCCAGCCCAGCTACCGCGTCGAGGCGCGGATCTTTGCCAAGTACATCCTCAAGGAGAAGCCTAACGCGAAGATCGCGATCTTTTACGCCAATGACGATTTCGGCAAGGACTACGTCCTCGGCATCAAGGAGGTGCTCGGCGACAAGGCCAAGACCCTGATCGTCGCCGAGGAGAGCTACGAGACCACCGAGCCGTCGATCGACTCCCACATCGTCAAGCTCAAGGGCACCGGCGCCGACGTGTTCGTCAACATCTCGACGCCGAAATTCGCGGCGCAGGCGATCAAGAAGATCGCCGAGCTGGAATGGAAGCCGATGCACGTGATGACCGACGTCTCGATCTCGATCGGCGCGGTGATGAAGCCTGCCGGCTTCGAGGCCTCAGAGGGCGTGGTCTCCGCCAGCTATCTCAAGGACCCGTCGGATCCGCAGTGGAAGGACGACGAGGGCATGAAGAAGTTCATGGCCTTCATCGACAAGTACATGCCGGGCGCCAACATCTCCGACACCAACCTCGCCTATGGCTATGCCGCGGCCCAGACCATGGTGCAGGCCCTGAAGCAGTGCGGCGACAATCTCACCCGCGAGAACGTCATGAAGCAGGCCGCCAGCCTGAAGGATTTCGCGCCGGACACGCTGATCCCCGGCATCAAGGTCAACACCGGCCCCAATGACTTCGCCCCGATCGAGCAGCTCAAGATGATGCAGTTCAAGGGCGGCAAATGGGACCTGTTCGGCGACATCATCAGCGCGGAAGTCGGGGGGTAG
- a CDS encoding acyl-CoA dehydrogenase family protein — MTKSPFYTAEHEAFRDVVRRFVDKKIAPFASAWDEAGEFPRALYVEAAEIGLLGLGFPEQFGGVPADQFMKIVASQELARAGCGGVSASLMSHTIGAPPIARAARPELRARVLPEILAGRKISALAITEPSGGSDVANLRTKAIRDGDAYVVSGEKTFITSGMRADYITVAVRTGGPGASGVSLLLIPGDTPGLTRTKLDKMGWWASDTATLHFDNCRVPAENLIGEEGQGFKLIMHNFNSERMGMAAGCTAFARVCLEDAIAYAKERQTFGKPLAQHQVIRHKLVDMAQRVAASQAMLEMLAWRLEQGDNPVAEICMMKNQATQTMAYCASEAVQIFGGAGFMRGIRVERIYREVKVNAIGGGTEEIMKDLASRQMGL; from the coding sequence ATGACGAAAAGCCCGTTCTACACGGCCGAGCACGAGGCGTTTCGCGACGTCGTCAGGCGCTTCGTCGACAAGAAGATCGCGCCGTTTGCTAGCGCCTGGGATGAGGCCGGCGAATTTCCGCGCGCGCTCTACGTCGAGGCGGCCGAGATCGGACTGCTCGGGCTCGGCTTCCCGGAACAGTTCGGCGGCGTGCCGGCCGATCAGTTCATGAAGATCGTCGCCTCGCAGGAGCTGGCGCGGGCAGGCTGTGGCGGCGTCAGCGCCAGCCTGATGAGCCATACGATCGGCGCGCCTCCGATCGCACGCGCCGCGCGGCCGGAGCTGAGGGCGCGGGTGCTGCCGGAGATTCTTGCGGGGCGGAAGATCTCGGCGCTCGCCATCACCGAGCCGAGCGGCGGCTCGGATGTCGCAAATCTCAGGACCAAGGCGATCCGCGATGGCGATGCCTATGTCGTCAGCGGCGAGAAGACCTTCATCACCTCCGGCATGCGCGCCGACTACATCACGGTTGCCGTGCGCACCGGCGGGCCGGGCGCGTCCGGCGTCAGCCTGCTGCTCATTCCCGGCGACACGCCGGGCTTGACGCGCACGAAGCTCGACAAGATGGGCTGGTGGGCGTCGGACACCGCGACCTTGCATTTCGACAACTGCCGTGTGCCGGCCGAGAATCTGATCGGCGAGGAGGGCCAGGGCTTCAAGCTGATCATGCACAATTTCAACAGCGAGCGGATGGGCATGGCGGCGGGCTGCACAGCGTTCGCCCGCGTCTGCCTGGAGGATGCGATCGCCTATGCGAAAGAGCGGCAGACGTTCGGCAAGCCACTGGCGCAGCACCAGGTCATCAGGCACAAGCTGGTCGACATGGCGCAGCGCGTCGCGGCGTCGCAGGCGATGCTGGAAATGCTGGCGTGGCGGCTCGAACAGGGCGACAATCCGGTCGCCGAGATCTGCATGATGAAGAACCAGGCGACGCAGACGATGGCCTATTGTGCCTCCGAGGCGGTGCAGATTTTTGGTGGCGCGGGCTTCATGCGCGGCATCCGCGTCGAGCGCATCTATCGCGAGGTCAAGGTCAACGCGATCGGCGGCGGCACCGAGGAGATCATGAAGGATCTGGCCAGCCGGCAGATGGGATTGTGA
- a CDS encoding acyl-CoA dehydrogenase family protein encodes MLFTADHDEPRRILQKFIAAEINPHVDEWEEAGIFPAHELFKKLGSLGFLGLNKPVEFGGQGLDYSYALMMAEELGAINCGAIPMAIGVQTDMATPALARFGSDEVRKEFLAPAIAGDYVACIGVSEPGAGSDVASIKTQARGDGDDYVINGGKMWITNGTQADFICLLANTGDGPVHRNKSLICVPMKSKGVQVARKLDKMGMRSSDTAQIFFDNVRVPKRNRIGEEGQGFTYQMMQFQEERLWAGAACLKAHEAIINATIEYTRNRKAFGRSILDNQVVHFKLAEMQTEVELLRALTYQAAEALVAGEDVTRLATMVKLKTGRLGRELTDACLQYWGGMGFMNETPVSRAYRDSRLSSIGGGADEVMLTILCKMMGTLPGSGKAGNA; translated from the coding sequence ATGCTCTTCACCGCCGACCACGACGAACCGCGCCGCATCCTGCAGAAGTTCATCGCTGCCGAGATCAATCCCCATGTCGACGAATGGGAGGAGGCCGGCATCTTCCCCGCGCATGAGCTGTTCAAGAAGCTCGGCAGTCTCGGCTTTCTTGGCCTCAACAAGCCGGTCGAGTTCGGCGGCCAGGGGCTGGACTATTCCTACGCGCTGATGATGGCGGAGGAGCTCGGCGCGATCAATTGCGGCGCGATCCCGATGGCGATCGGGGTGCAGACCGATATGGCCACCCCGGCGCTGGCGCGGTTCGGCTCCGACGAGGTGCGCAAGGAGTTCCTGGCGCCGGCGATCGCCGGCGACTACGTCGCCTGCATCGGCGTCTCCGAGCCCGGCGCCGGCTCCGACGTCGCCTCGATCAAGACCCAGGCGCGTGGCGATGGCGACGACTACGTCATCAACGGCGGCAAGATGTGGATCACCAACGGCACCCAGGCGGATTTCATCTGCCTGCTCGCCAACACCGGCGACGGTCCGGTCCATCGCAACAAGTCGCTGATCTGCGTGCCGATGAAGAGCAAGGGCGTGCAGGTCGCGCGCAAGCTCGACAAGATGGGCATGCGTTCGTCGGATACCGCGCAGATCTTCTTCGACAATGTCCGGGTGCCCAAGCGCAACCGCATCGGCGAGGAGGGCCAGGGTTTTACTTATCAGATGATGCAGTTCCAGGAGGAGCGGCTGTGGGCCGGCGCTGCCTGCCTGAAGGCGCACGAAGCCATCATCAATGCGACGATCGAGTACACCCGCAACCGCAAGGCGTTCGGCCGCTCGATCCTCGACAACCAGGTCGTCCACTTCAAGCTGGCGGAGATGCAGACCGAGGTCGAGCTGTTGCGCGCGCTGACCTATCAGGCCGCCGAGGCGCTGGTCGCAGGCGAGGATGTCACCCGGCTGGCGACCATGGTGAAGCTCAAGACCGGCCGGCTCGGCCGCGAGCTCACCGATGCCTGCCTGCAATATTGGGGCGGCATGGGCTTCATGAACGAGACGCCGGTCAGCCGCGCCTATCGCGATTCGCGGCTGAGCTCGATCGGCGGCGGCGCCGACGAGGTGATGCTGACGATCCTGTGCAAGATGATGGGCACGTTGCCGGGCAGCGGCAAAGCGGGGAACGCCTGA
- a CDS encoding glutathione S-transferase family protein, whose protein sequence is MITLYHCDGARSFRPLWMLEELRIDYELKMLPFPPRVFAKEYLAINPLGTIPYLIDGETKMTESSGICHYLGAKHGPTPLMVGLEERDYGAFLNWMYFSDATLTFPQTLVLRYTQLEPEERRSPQVATDYAKWFLGRLRAVEAATANAEFLCAGRFTAADIVIGYALRLADTLGLSKDFGPNVAAYWARLQQRAGYQRALAAERRAGAEQGIKPRARP, encoded by the coding sequence ATGATCACGCTGTATCATTGCGACGGCGCCCGCTCGTTCCGCCCGCTGTGGATGCTGGAGGAGCTGAGGATTGACTACGAGTTGAAGATGCTGCCGTTCCCGCCGCGGGTGTTCGCCAAGGAGTATCTGGCGATCAATCCGCTCGGGACGATCCCGTATCTGATCGACGGCGAGACGAAGATGACCGAGTCCTCCGGCATCTGCCACTACCTCGGCGCCAAACATGGCCCGACGCCGCTGATGGTCGGGCTCGAGGAGAGGGACTACGGCGCGTTCCTGAACTGGATGTACTTCTCCGACGCGACGCTGACGTTCCCGCAAACGCTGGTATTGCGATACACTCAGCTCGAGCCGGAGGAGCGGCGCTCGCCGCAGGTCGCGACCGATTATGCCAAGTGGTTCCTGGGGCGGCTGCGCGCCGTGGAGGCAGCGACCGCCAATGCCGAGTTCTTGTGCGCCGGCCGTTTCACCGCCGCCGACATCGTGATCGGCTATGCGTTGCGGCTGGCCGACACGCTGGGACTCTCCAAGGATTTCGGCCCGAATGTGGCGGCGTATTGGGCGCGGCTGCAGCAGCGCGCGGGCTACCAGCGGGCCCTGGCGGCTGAGCGGCGTGCGGGTGCGGAGCAGGGCATCAAGCCACGCGCCAGACCGTGA
- a CDS encoding helix-turn-helix domain-containing protein — protein sequence MDVTRRDSGHLMLITPERVFYAGLLGRPRQRCSGAFHIYVALTGSLRLLLEPGEQQHGELLLVPPNRQHTIESDYRTVIVVTIEPESVPIGTLDRFANRITRDAEAYACRIRAAYEELVQRPLSGDVTSAIFDRLCFGEVLLQRTLDPRVVRAIALINRFSGEPATAESCAAAVGLSTSRFLHLFKEETDISFRSFRAWKRARHLLNYANQDLNLAHLAQDIGYPDSTHFSHSIRRFYGLKPRAIFSGSRDLAIYRAGADALT from the coding sequence ATGGATGTGACCCGCCGGGACTCCGGCCATCTCATGCTGATCACGCCCGAGCGCGTCTTCTACGCCGGGCTGCTCGGCCGTCCCCGCCAGCGCTGCTCGGGTGCGTTCCATATCTATGTCGCGCTCACCGGCAGTCTGCGGCTGCTGCTAGAGCCCGGCGAGCAGCAGCATGGCGAGCTGCTGCTCGTGCCGCCCAACAGGCAGCATACGATCGAGAGCGACTACCGTACCGTCATCGTCGTCACCATCGAGCCGGAGAGCGTGCCGATCGGCACGCTGGACCGCTTTGCCAACCGTATCACGCGCGACGCGGAGGCCTATGCCTGCCGCATCCGCGCCGCCTATGAGGAATTGGTGCAGCGGCCGCTCAGCGGCGACGTCACCAGCGCCATCTTCGACCGGCTCTGCTTCGGCGAGGTGCTGCTGCAGCGGACGCTCGATCCGCGCGTGGTCAGGGCGATCGCGCTGATCAACCGGTTCTCAGGCGAGCCCGCCACCGCCGAGAGCTGCGCCGCGGCGGTCGGCCTGTCGACCTCGCGCTTCCTGCATCTGTTCAAGGAGGAGACCGACATCTCCTTCCGTTCGTTCCGCGCCTGGAAGCGCGCGCGGCATCTGCTCAACTACGCCAACCAGGATCTCAACCTCGCGCATCTCGCGCAGGACATCGGCTATCCCGACTCGACGCATTTCAGCCATTCGATCCGCCGCTTCTACGGCCTGAAGCCGCGCGCGATCTTCTCCGGCTCGCGCGATCTGGCGATCTATCGCGCGGGTGCAGACGCCTTGACCTGA
- a CDS encoding cation-translocating P-type ATPase gives MPAGSQNASAYPGGLTAAEAAARLRAEGFNELPQTRSRSILRLITDVLKEPMLALLVAGAVIYLLLGDLAEAVMLGVFASASIVITIVQEARTERVLESLRDLSSPRALVVRDGEQVRIAGREVVRGDLIVLTEGDRVAADAVLRQCDDLLTDESLLTGESVAVRKRAAAGTETVAAYAAGGDDQPLVFSSSLVVRGTGLAEVTATGPHTAIGRIGQAVTAVETETPRLQQQTTRLVTAFAIGGGIVVAITVVLYAVYRGGWLDGVLAGIALGMSMLPEEFPLVLTVFMAMGAWRISQVRVLTRRASAIESLGAATVLCTDKTGTLTQNRMTVARLVLPDGAMLRPAAASADAVTPPFHELVATAVLACDPQSHDPMERALQAIGAETGAALLRRYGLRPDLLAMTNVWSGRDGSGVVVAAKGAPEAIAGLCGITGSALAALQAQVETLAADGLRVLGIARAAWDDAELPNAQQDFAFTFCGLAGFADPLRAEVPGAVAECRSAGIRIIMITGDYPATATTIARQAGLDPERVITGPELAKLDDAALAQATRTPTAFARIMPEQKLRIVNALKADGEIVAMTGDGVNDAPSLKSAHIGIAMGGRGTDVAREASAIVLLDDDFGSIVKAIRLGRRIYDNLRKAMCFILAVHFPIAGLALLPLVTGLPLLLGPVHIAFLEMIIDPVCSLVFEAEIEEHDVMQRPPRDPQEPLLPRTLVLWGAFQGVLALLTTGGILLMASRVGMPDDEIRALVFFALVFVIVSLVFVNRSFSSSLRDAFTRPNRVLLLVIAIVVAVLATSLAWPVAAALFRFGPLHADDLALTVGAGIATLIVLELAKLPLRAAFTRRAGTSDQAKPDQVKASAPAR, from the coding sequence ATGCCAGCCGGGTCACAAAATGCATCCGCCTATCCGGGCGGCTTGACCGCGGCCGAGGCGGCCGCGCGCCTGCGGGCCGAGGGCTTCAACGAACTGCCGCAAACCCGCAGCCGCTCGATCCTTCGTCTCATCACGGACGTGTTGAAGGAGCCGATGCTGGCGCTGCTGGTTGCGGGCGCCGTCATCTATTTGCTGCTCGGCGATCTGGCCGAGGCGGTCATGCTCGGCGTGTTCGCTTCCGCATCGATCGTCATCACGATCGTGCAGGAGGCGCGCACGGAGCGCGTGCTGGAGTCGCTGCGCGATCTCTCCAGCCCGCGCGCGCTCGTGGTCCGCGACGGCGAGCAGGTGCGCATCGCCGGCCGAGAGGTGGTGCGCGGCGACCTCATCGTGCTCACCGAGGGCGACCGCGTTGCGGCCGATGCCGTGCTGCGGCAATGCGACGACCTGCTGACCGACGAATCGCTGCTGACCGGCGAGTCGGTTGCGGTGCGCAAGCGCGCTGCGGCCGGCACTGAGACCGTCGCGGCTTACGCCGCAGGCGGCGACGATCAGCCGCTGGTGTTCTCCAGCAGCCTCGTCGTGCGCGGCACGGGCCTCGCCGAGGTGACCGCCACCGGGCCGCACACCGCGATCGGACGGATCGGCCAGGCCGTGACCGCGGTGGAGACGGAGACGCCGCGGCTGCAGCAACAGACCACGCGGCTGGTCACGGCCTTTGCGATCGGCGGAGGGATCGTGGTGGCCATCACGGTCGTGCTCTACGCGGTGTATCGCGGCGGCTGGCTCGACGGCGTGCTCGCGGGCATTGCATTGGGCATGTCGATGCTCCCCGAGGAATTCCCGCTGGTTCTGACCGTTTTCATGGCGATGGGCGCCTGGCGCATCTCGCAGGTCCGCGTGCTGACACGGCGCGCCTCGGCCATCGAGTCGCTCGGCGCGGCGACGGTGCTATGCACCGACAAGACGGGCACGCTAACCCAGAACCGGATGACCGTGGCGCGGCTGGTGCTGCCCGATGGCGCCATGCTGCGGCCCGCAGCAGCATCCGCGGACGCCGTGACGCCGCCGTTTCACGAGCTCGTCGCCACCGCGGTGCTGGCCTGCGATCCGCAGTCACACGATCCGATGGAAAGGGCGTTGCAGGCGATCGGCGCGGAGACCGGCGCTGCGCTGCTGCGGCGCTATGGGCTGCGTCCGGATCTGCTGGCGATGACCAACGTGTGGTCCGGTCGCGATGGAAGCGGGGTCGTGGTCGCGGCCAAAGGCGCGCCGGAGGCTATCGCCGGGCTGTGCGGCATCACCGGCTCCGCGCTCGCCGCGCTGCAGGCGCAGGTCGAGACCCTGGCCGCCGACGGGCTGCGCGTCCTCGGCATTGCCCGGGCGGCCTGGGATGACGCCGAGCTGCCCAATGCGCAGCAGGATTTCGCCTTCACGTTCTGCGGCCTTGCCGGATTCGCCGATCCGTTGCGCGCCGAAGTCCCCGGTGCGGTCGCGGAATGCCGCTCGGCCGGCATCCGGATCATCATGATCACGGGTGATTATCCGGCGACGGCCACGACCATCGCGAGACAGGCCGGGCTCGATCCGGAGCGCGTCATCACCGGCCCGGAACTCGCCAAGCTCGACGACGCGGCATTGGCGCAGGCCACCCGCACGCCGACCGCCTTCGCGCGCATCATGCCGGAGCAGAAGCTGCGCATCGTCAACGCCCTCAAGGCGGACGGCGAGATCGTCGCGATGACCGGCGACGGCGTCAACGATGCGCCGTCGCTGAAATCAGCGCATATCGGCATCGCCATGGGCGGCCGCGGCACCGACGTCGCACGCGAAGCCTCGGCGATCGTGCTGCTCGACGATGATTTCGGCTCGATCGTGAAGGCGATCCGGCTCGGGCGGCGGATCTACGACAATCTCCGCAAGGCGATGTGCTTCATCCTCGCCGTCCATTTTCCCATTGCCGGGCTGGCGCTGCTGCCGCTCGTCACCGGGCTGCCGCTGCTGCTCGGCCCCGTGCACATCGCATTCCTCGAAATGATCATCGATCCGGTGTGCTCGCTGGTGTTCGAGGCCGAAATCGAGGAGCACGACGTCATGCAGCGGCCGCCGCGTGATCCGCAGGAGCCGTTGCTGCCGCGCACGCTCGTGCTGTGGGGAGCGTTTCAGGGCGTCCTGGCGCTGCTGACGACGGGCGGCATTCTGCTGATGGCAAGCCGGGTCGGCATGCCCGACGACGAGATCCGCGCGCTGGTGTTCTTTGCGCTGGTGTTCGTGATCGTCAGCCTCGTCTTCGTCAACCGCTCCTTCTCCAGCTCGCTGCGCGACGCCTTCACGCGCCCCAACCGGGTGCTGCTGCTGGTGATCGCCATCGTCGTCGCCGTGCTCGCGACCAGCCTGGCATGGCCCGTGGCGGCGGCGCTGTTCCGCTTCGGGCCGCTTCATGCGGATGATCTCGCATTGACCGTCGGAGCGGGGATCGCGACGCTGATCGTGCTCGAACTGGCCAAGCTCCCGCTGCGCGCCGCGTTCACACGGCGCGCCGGGACGTCGGATCAGGCCAAGCCCGATCAGGTCAAGGCGTCTGCACCCGCGCGATAG
- a CDS encoding 3-keto-5-aminohexanoate cleavage protein → MSDKAVITCALNGVLTDPRQHHVPVTPEEMAREARRAFDAGASIMHIHLRQQAPGKGHLPSWEVSVSREIQQAIREACPGVVINHTSGVSGPHYQGALDCIRETQPEIAACNAGSLNYLKVKADNNWAWPPMMFDNSVEKISDYLAAMKDAGTIPEFECFDVGIVRCVGMYRQTGMYSGPLEYNFVMGVASGMPADPELLPILLKLKLPEAHWQVTAIGRAEIWPLHQRCAELGGHLRTGLEDAFYLGDGTKVTSNGQLIEAIAACARRAGREIASPAEARQMFGTMN, encoded by the coding sequence ATGAGCGACAAAGCGGTCATCACCTGCGCGCTGAACGGCGTGCTCACCGATCCCAGGCAGCATCACGTGCCGGTCACGCCGGAGGAGATGGCGCGCGAGGCGCGCCGCGCCTTTGACGCCGGCGCGTCGATCATGCACATCCATCTGCGTCAGCAGGCCCCTGGCAAGGGACATCTGCCGTCCTGGGAGGTCAGCGTCTCGCGCGAGATCCAGCAGGCGATCCGCGAGGCCTGCCCCGGCGTCGTCATCAATCACACCTCGGGCGTCTCCGGGCCGCACTATCAGGGCGCGCTCGATTGTATCAGAGAAACGCAGCCCGAGATCGCGGCCTGCAACGCAGGCTCGCTGAACTACCTGAAGGTCAAGGCCGACAACAATTGGGCCTGGCCGCCGATGATGTTCGACAACTCGGTCGAGAAAATCTCGGACTATCTTGCTGCGATGAAAGACGCTGGGACGATCCCGGAGTTCGAATGCTTCGACGTCGGCATCGTGCGTTGCGTCGGCATGTACCGGCAGACCGGCATGTACTCCGGGCCGCTGGAGTACAATTTCGTGATGGGCGTTGCCTCCGGCATGCCGGCCGATCCCGAGTTGCTGCCGATCCTGCTCAAGCTGAAGCTGCCGGAGGCGCACTGGCAGGTGACGGCGATCGGCCGCGCCGAAATCTGGCCGCTGCACCAGCGCTGCGCCGAGCTCGGCGGTCATCTGCGCACCGGGCTGGAGGACGCGTTCTATCTCGGCGACGGCACCAAGGTGACCTCGAACGGCCAGTTGATCGAGGCGATCGCCGCCTGCGCGCGGCGCGCGGGACGCGAGATCGCGAGCCCCGCCGAGGCGCGGCAGATGTTCGGCACGATGAATTGA